AGTTCAGAAGCATACTCAGCCTGACGATCCGTGATGTTGAGAATAGCCACTTGCTTCGGTGCAAGCCACGCAGGCATTGCTCCTTCGAAGTGCTCAATCAGGATACCAATAAATCGCTCGAAGGAACCCAGTGTAGCACGATGCAACATGACCGGTGTTTTACGTTCACCGTTTTCGTCCACATATTCCGCACCCAGACGACCCGGCATGGAGAAGTCCACCTGCATGGTGCCACATTGCCACACACGGCCAATGCAGTCTTTCAGGGAAAATTCGATCTTAGGTCCGTAGAAAGCGCCTTCGCCCGGCAGTTCTTCCCATGGCAGACCTTTGGCATCCAGAGCTTCTGCCAGAGCTTTCTCGGCCTTGTCCCAGATTTCGTCGGAACCTACGCGCTTTTCAGGGCGGGTAGACAGTTTGTACAACATATTTTCAGCAGTGAAGCCAAAGTCGGCATAAACTTCATGCAGCATGTCGATGAAGTCACACACTTCCTGCTGAATCTGGTCTTCGGTCACAAAAATGTGCGCATCGTCCTGAACAAACCCGCGTACACGCATAATGCCATGCAGCGCACCGGAGGCTTCATTACGGTGACAGGAACCGAACTCTGCCAGACGCAGCGGCAGATCACGGTAACTCTTCAGACCCTGATTGAACACCTGAACGTGGCAAGGGCAGTTCATCGGCTTGATGGCCATGTCTTTGCTTTCAGAGTTCGTGGTGAACATGTCATCGCTGTACTTATCCCAGTGACCGGACTTCTCCCACAGGGAACGGTCTACCATCAGCGGTGTTTTGATCTCCTGATAACCCCAGGCGATCTGCTTCTTGCGCATATACTGCTCAAGTTCCTGATAGATAGCCCAGCCATTCGGATGCCAGAACACCATACCCGGCGCTTCTTCCTGCATGTGGAACAGATCCAGACGCTTGCCGATCTTGCGGTGATCACGCTTTTCTGCTTCTTCCAGACGCTTCAGGTACGCTTTCAGGGCTTTTTTGTCTTCCCAGGCTGTACCGTAAATGCGGGTCAGCATTTCGTTGCTGGAATCACCACGCCAGTAAGCACCAGCGACACGCATCAGTTTGAAGGCTTTCAGCTTGCCGGTAGACGGCACGTGAGGACCTCGACACAGGTCCATCCATTCGCCCTGACGGTAAACAGAGATAGTTTCGCTCTCTGGCAGATCGTTGATGATCTCGACTTTGTACTCTTCGCCCATTGCCTTGAAGGCACTGATGGCTTCGTTACGGGACATGACAACACGTTCAATGTTCATATCCTGCTTGGCCAACTCTCCCATGCGCTTTTCGATCTGTTCCAGATCGTCCATGTTGAAAGCACGTTCGTAAGAGAAGTCGTAGTAGAAACCGTTATCGATCACCGGACCAATGGTTACCTGCGCGCCCGGGAACAGATCCTGGGTCGCCATCGCCAGCAGGTGCGCGGTGGAGTGACGAATCACTTCAACACCTTCTTCGTCACGGGACGTGATAATAGACAGTTCTGAGTCTTCGCTGATCTGGGCACTGGCATCCACCAGTTCACCATTAATACGACCAGCCAGAGTGGCTTTGGCCAGGCCAGGACCGATATCCTGGGCGACTTCCATTACGGAAACGGCTTCAGCAAACTCGCGCTTGCTGCCGTCGGGAAGCGTAATAACAGGCATGGGAAAATTCCTTAAATGTTGTTCAGTTCAGTGGCAGCTCGTACCAGAAGCTGCTTGTTTTCCGTTCTTTGCAACCCATACCAGAGGCTGCGAACGCGTTTCGGGCAGCCCATACCAAGGGCTGCCCGGATAACCATCTTAGAGCAATAGAAAAAGCAATGACAGTGGCGGGTCATATCGTTGAGTTATACCAATTCCGCTTTCTAAATATGACCATGAGCAAGTCATTCTGGATTGCGGAACAAGGCGGAACAAGGCGGAACGACGAGTAATAGCGAGCTATTGCGAGGAGTTCCAACGCAGCTTCCGTGATTCAGAATGGCTGCACAATTCATAATTAGAAAGTGGAATTGGTATTAACAACGACCCTGCCGAAATAAGCGGCACATTGTGAGAACTTGCCGAACAGTTTGCAAGTGCCGGAAAGGAATTATCAGCAGCGGGCAGCCTGTAGCTTCTGAAGCTGTTGCCCTTCAGAGTTAAAGTTATCCGGATTCAACCACTGCTCAAAGGCTTTCTTCAATTCGGGCCACTCACCATCCAGCATACTGAACCAGGCGGTGTCACGGTTTCTTCCTTTGTACACCAGTGCCTGGCGAAAAATGCCTTCAAAGGTGAAACCCAGCCTCAATGCCGCCTTTCTTGAAGGTGCATTGAGTGAATCGCACTTCCATTCGTAGCGTCTGTAACCCAGCTGTTCAAAAGCGTATTTCATCATCAGATACATGGCTTCGGTAGCGGCTGCCGTTTTTTGCAGCAAGGGCGAAAAATGCAGATGACCGACTTCGATAACACCGTGCTCCGGATTAATACGCAGGTAGCTGGCAAGCCCAACCGCCTTAACGGTATCAGTAGCAACAATGGTGTAAAACACCGGGTCGTGGCTTTGGCTGATCTCTCGCAACCAGCTCATAAAGCTTTTTTCATCCGCTGCCGGTTCATGCAACAGGTAGGTCCACTCCTGTTGATCAACACTGGCATAGAGCGTTTCATACAAATCTTTTCCATGCTGGTCAACATTGACCCTTTCCAGACGGCAATAGTGCCCGTTTAAAGTCAGTGCTTCAGGCAACGATGCCATTTTCCACTGCGGCATGGGTTGACCAACAGGTTGTCCATTAAGGTTAAAGTCTTGGGTCATAACAAACCTTTCTCTGCAAACTATGTCCGGAAGAATAAATCCGAAAAAAAATTCACTAAAGAACCAGTTAGTAAAAAAGCACGGAACCACTCTGTTGACTAAACGATCAGGACGTTAGTATTGTTCAAGGCGACCTGACCACGTTAAACATCACAAATAACCATAACTTCAACCCAGTAGGGGCAAGCTGATGAACGTTCTCATTGTACTCACCTCACACGACCAGCTGGGAGAAACCGGCCATAAAACCGGCTTCTGGCTGGAAGAATTTGCCAGCCCTTATTACCTCCTGAAGGATGCCGGTGCCGATGTCACACTGGCTTCACCACTGGGCGGCCAGCCACCGCTTGATCCGAAAAGTAATGAACAGGATGTGCAAACCGAAGATACGCATCGTTTTAATAACGACCCGGAAGCCCAGTCCGAGCTGGCCAACACTAAAATACTGGCGGATATGAAAGCCGATCATTTTGATGCCGTATTTTATCCGGGGGGGCACGGACCTCTGTGGGATCTGTATCAGGATGCGCATTCCATTGCTCTGATAGAAGCTTTCGTTGCAGCAGACAAAACCGTCGCCACAGTCTGTCATGCACCGGCCGTGTTACTGAACACCAAAGACAAGAATGGTGTTCCACTGCTCAAAGGAAAAAGAGTCACTGCTTTCAGCAACTCGGAAGAAGCGGCTGTTGGGTTAACCGATGTGGTGCCTTACTCACTGGAAGATCAGCTGATTGAACAAGGCGGAATATATGAAAAAACAGAAGACTGGCATTCGCTGGCTATTGAAGATGGATTACTGATTACCGGCCAGAACCCGGCTTCTTCCGCAGCCGTTGCCAAAGCCCTGATCAGAGCGATTCAATAGCACTATCCTTCACTCACGGTAAGCCTCATAGACATAAGGCTTACCGACTGTAGTGAAAGGCTCGAACTTGCATGAACCAACCCTTTAGAGGCTGTTCACAACTCATCCAGCAGATGCAACTGTCGATTTTCCAAATGCAAACGACCACTGTAAAAGCCGTGATGCTGGTGAGCTTTAGGAATTGACCTGAAATAATATCCCTGTTTTCCTGAAGTCATGAATGCTGGATAATCCTTGCCGCTTCATCCTGTCTCTGGAAAGGATCATGAATGAATATCCTGCTGCAATAAAACGCCAGATGATTCGCCTATATACCTCACTCAACGAGCGAGACCGCCGCCGCTATGCTGCTGTTGAGGCTCAAAAGTTAGGGCATGGCGGCATTCATTATATTTCGGAACTTTTGAAATGCGATCCAAAAACGATAACTCATGGCATTCAGGAGCTGGAATCAGAAAAACCGCTTGATACCGAGCGCCAACGAAAAAAAAGGCGGAGGTCGAAAACCTCTGACTCAGATATTTCCCGAACTGGCTGACCGCCTTCTTGTGATTCTGAAAGATCACACCGCAGGCGACCCGATGCGCCAGGAGGTAAAATGGACAAATCTTTCCCGACGACAAATTGCTCAAAGGCTGAAAGAAAGCGGCACACCAGCGAACAAGAATGTTGTTTCAAAACGGCTTCACAAACTGGGATTCCGCCGTCGCAAGCCCCAGAAAAAGAGGACAATGAAGCAGCATAAAGATCGCAACGCCCAGTTTGAAAATATTGCACGATTGAAACAGCAATACCTCGAAGCGGGTAAGCCTGTTTTGAGCATTGATACGAAAAAGAAAGAGGAGTTGGGCAATTTCTACCGTGAAGGTGTAACGGATGCCACTGAACCGACAATCGTGAACGATCATGACTTTCCCAGCTACGGCAAAGGCAAGCTCATTCCTCACGGTATCTATGACCTTGGAAAAAATGAAGCATCCATACACCTGAATACCAGTCGAGATACATCAGAGCTTGCATGCGACAGCATCGAATTATGGTGGAAGGAAAAAGGCCGTTCAGATTACCCCAACGAGAACGAAATGCTCGTTTTTTGTGATTGCGGTGGCAGCAACGCGTCCAGGTCATACCTGTTCAAAGAAGATTTAGAGTCACTTGCAGACCGCCTGAAATTGAAAATTCGTATTGCTCACCTGCCATCCTACTGCTCGAAGTATAATCCGATCGAGCACCGTGTGTTTCCCCATGTGACAAGGGCCTGCCAGGGCGTGCCGTTGGAAACGGTGGAGGTTGCGAAGCATTACATAGAAAAAGCAGAAACCACCAAGGGGCTTCAAGTGGCGGTGCGCATCATGGATAAGGTTTATAAAACAGGGCGAAAATATGCAGCAGATTATAAGGAAAAGATGACTATACGGTTCGACAAATTTTTACCCAGCTGGAACTATACGGCTGTTCCAAAGGCTGGGTAAAAAAAGAATTTATTAAAGGACAGTTCCTTAGGAGTTTTTGGCTCATTCCATTCGCATCACCTTCTGAGTTTACGGGCGGCAAGCAGGTTCAGAGTTTCTTTCCATCGTGCAACGCCAGAATAGGCAGCAGAGTCAGTCTCTGGGGCAAAAAAACTCAGGTTCTGAGTAACGTCGGGCATTTGGGTTCAGAGTATGTGGCTGGGGTCCGGAGTAGATAATGTTGGGCAAAAATGCGCGAGTTCACAGTTTGGAAGGAACAGCTAACAAATGGTTCCAGTTCGTTCGCTGCGCTCACCCGACTGCCTTCGGCGGCGGCTTATGCAGGCGTTATGTGCTATTCATCAACATCAACTATTTCTGATTCAGGTCGTACCCAAGGGAAGGTAACGGGTACTCGACTGTCACTATTTGTATAGGTACAGCCATCCTTGTCACGGAAGATTTTTCCATCCAACCAATAGGCTTCCCCGTTTTCTTTGAACACGGTGCTATCCCTTTTGTTCTGGAACATACCATCACCAACGTCTACCCATTCATCATCTTCACCAGTTAGCGGCGAGATCGTCTGGAAACGAGCCAGCTTATCAAAGTGTTCGAGACAGTAAGGTGCGCTGAAACCGCTATGCCCTTGCTTCGAGAAAGTTTCCAGCAGTTCAAGTAAGCAGTCGCACATCATTTTTTGCATTTCGTCATCACCAGGCCAGCCAGCGATTTCAAATTCTTTTTTTGCGTGAGCAATTAATGACATTTTATTTTCCTTTTCTATCAATGAGATCGCACATAACAAAGTTTTCCACCAGAACTGCGCCTTCGGCTTGGCAGGTGAAAACGGCGTTATGTCGCAGCAGCCAACCCCTCATAAATCTCAGGGAACTATTTCTTGCAAGAGTTATCAAATATGATAACCTTTCTGGGTAGTGGGCCAGAACTGTTATATCGCGTGAATATTGACCCCAAACTCAACTTTATTAATCAATAATCCAATAACAATATCGTGCATCTTTTCGAGCTTTGAAAAACAAATTGTCTTTCTGGCCAACCGTTTAATCCAAGTCCGAAAATTAAGGTTTTTACGCTCTATCTTCTGAGTGTTTGCTTTACCAATAATATGCATGTTTTCATCAAGGTGTCGCTCATAGGCTCCCCAATCATCGGTGTAAAATTTATTAATACCAAATGGCTTCAGAAGTGTTTTGAGTTCTTTAAAAACTTCATCTTTCCGTTTTCCGAAAACATAAGCAAGCACGGTATTTGTAGCGTGATCAACAGCATACCAAAGCCAGCGTTGGTTCGATTTATCATGAACATACGACCACTGCTCATCTAGCTCAGCCTCTTGGCAGACAAGCCCTACATGAATAATTGCATCTGACTTGAGATCAATAGTTTGAATATTTGGGTTGACCTTTACCAGACCGCTTTCTTTTTTTTTAGAGTCTTTATTACTGTTGTCTTGCTTATTCCGAGTACTTTACTTGTATCCCTGATTCCGCTGCCATTTATTGCCATATCGATGATTTTTTCTTTAACGCCAGGCTCACAGGCCTTGTAGCGATATTCAAGCATGAAGGTTTTGATTTCACATTTGTCATTACAGCAATAGTATCGTGGAACATCATGAGTGCTGTATCCGAAAGGCCGAACTTGGTTACTGCCACATGTTGTACAGAGGACTTGCGTAAGGCACATTTTTAAACCGCATTTTTCAAAGTTGCCGAATGTCGTATTTTAGCAGACAGGGCTAGAATCACAGAACTGTGCCACTACCCCTTTCTGTATGAAGTGGCGTATTACGTTTTACAGCAAGAAAATAGAGGAAGAGACTCTGAGTTTCCCTTCGGGGATCTTGGCTAACTTCATCCATATAGCTGAAATGATTGAAGAATTTGGTCCTGCTCTTGGCAAGCCATATACAGCTCCAATGGGTGACGGTCTCTTTGAGATTAGAGCAAAAGGCAAAGAAGGTATCGGTCGTTCTCTGTTCTGTCAGGTCAAGGGGCAAGAGGTTATAGTTCTTAACTCCTTCATCAAGAAGACTCAGAAAACACCAAAAAAAGAGCTGGAACTTGCCAGAAAACGAATGAAGGAGGTCAAAAAATGACAAGACCAACATTTTCTGATTTCAAGAAAAAAGCTCTCAAAAATCCAGAAGTAAGAGCTGAATACGAAGAACTTGAATTGGCTTATGAGCTGCGCAAACAGCTCATTGCCTTGCGTAAAGAAGCAGGTTTAACCCAAGAAGAGTTGGCTGAGATTCTGCACACGCAGAAAAGCAATATCTCACGACTTGAGAACGTCAACTCAAAAACATCACCGAAGCTGTCAACAATCGAAGACTATGCAAAAGCTATTGGTTACAAGGTGAAAATCAGCTTTGTGCCACAAGCTGCAACATAACAAATGGTTCCAGTTCGTTCCGGGGCTGCGCCCCTCCACCCGACGCCGCCGTCGGCGGCGCGGCTGAACCAGGCGTTATGTGGCTAAACCAAGTCTCGGTAACCTTCAACCGAGAACTGCACGATAAAGTAATTGGTGAATTCATCTCAAGAAATCACTATCAACGTATCTAGTACGTCACCTCGAACAGAGGCAGGCAAGAAAATCTATATTCGTAAAGCCTCCAAAGTCAAGGGTTCAAAATGAACGACAGACACAACTTAAACAGTTGTTTTGTTCTCACTTTTGTTCTCAAACGCCTTTATTCAGGCACAAAAGAAGAGCTACATAACTGTAACCCTTGATTTTACTGGTCGGCGTGAGAGGATTCGAACCTCCGACCCTTTCGTCCCGAACGAAATGCGCTACCAGGCTGCGCTACACGCCGAGTATCACTCGGAATCCATTTTAGTTATCTGACCAATCGTGTCAATCCCCTACTCCAAAGCTACTTCTCTGCAACTTCTCGAAATATACGACGGTAGATATCTACCATTGGCTGACTAAAAAGAACAAATATAATTTTGTCTGGAGAGGGCGACGTTTTCAGCCACTCAGCAACTGTCGTGATAGCTATCCGGGCTGCCTCTTCATGAGGATAACCATAAACACCACAGCTAATTGCTGGGAAAGCAAGACTCTTGAGCTGTTCCTGCACTGCCAGTTCCAGTGTACTTTGATAACAGGAGCGAAGTAATTCGGCTTCACCGGCCTGACCACCCTGCCATACCGGCCCAACGGTGTGCAGTACCCTTTGTGCCGGAAGATTAAAAGCCGGAGTCGAACGCACTTGCCCTGTTGGGCATCCGTCGTATTGTCGACAGGCTTGCTGAAGTTGTTCAACACCTGCCGCCTGATGTATAGCTCCATCCACTCCACCGCCGCCAGCCAGGCGACTGTTAGCGGCATTCACTATGCCATCCACTGACATTTGGGTGATATCACCTTCTACAATCTGAATCCGGCTTTTAATCATTACTTTTCACTGATTACTGAGTTTTCGGCAATCCTTCATCGTTTCTGCGATCAGGTAAGCCAGCTCCAGAGCCTGATCGGCGTTCAGGCGCGGATCACAGTGGGTATGATAACGGTTGCCAAGGCTGTCAACTGTCACGGGTCGAGCCCCGCCAATACATTCCGTGACATTCTGTCCGGTCATTTCAAAGTGAACACCGCCTGCGTAAGTACCTTCAGCACGGTGTACTTCAAAGAACTGTTTAACTTCAGTCAGTACCTTTGATACTTCACGGGTTTTATAGCCGTTATCCGCTTTAATGGTGTTGCCGTGCATCGGGTCACAACTCCACAAGACCTTTTTACCTTCCCGCTCAACCGCACGAATCAGGTTTGGCAGATTGCTCTCAACATTGTCCGCACCCATTCGCACAATGACATTCAGCCGACCCGCTTCATTCTCAGGGTTCAACAGGTCAATCAACCTGATTAAATCTTCCGGAGGCAACGTAGGACCCGCTTTCAAACCAATCGGATTGTGAATACCACGGGCAAATTCAACGTGCGCACCTTCAACCTGACGAGTCCGGTCGCCAATCCATAACATGTGCGCTGAACAGTCATACCAGTCGCCGGTCAGGCTGTCCTGACGGGTCATTGCCTGTTCATAAGGCAGCAGCAACGATTCGTGGGAGGTATAAAAATCGGTTTCGCTAATAGCGGCAGAGTTTTCAGCAGTAATCCCGCAGGCTCGCATAAAATCAAGCGATTCATCAATGCGGTCAGCAAGATGTGAATACTGCTCAGACTGTGGACTATTGGCGACAAAGTCCAGATTCCAGGCATGCACCTGTTCCAGAGAAGCCAGACCACCCTGTGCAAAAGCGCGCAACAGGTTCAGTGTTGAAGCTGCCTGATGATAGGCCATCAGCATGCGCTCAGGGTCTGGTGTGCGACTTTCGGCTGAAAAATCCATCCCGTTGATGATGTCACCACGGTAAATGGGCAGCTCGAGACCATTGATGGTTTCTGTACCGGAAGTACGTGGCTTGGCAAACTGACCGGCCACTCGACCTACCTTGATCACCGGAGAACTGGCACCGAAGGTCAGTACCACGGCCATCTGCATCAGTACTTTAAAGGTGTCACGAATATTATCGGCACTGAATTCCAGAAAACTTTCAGCGCAATCGCCACCCTGCAACAGGAAAGCCTTCCCTTCCGTCGCCTGGGCCAGACGTCTGCGCAACTCCCGCACTTCACCAGCAAATACCAGCGGCGGCATTTTACGCAACCGGTTTTCGACCTGTTGCAGGTGTGCCTGATCTGGATACTCTGGCAGCTGGATAACGGGCATCTCTCTCCAGCTGTCAATATTCCATTGCTTCATTCACTTCTCTCATGAATCAATATTACTCAAGCTGGCAATACTACAACACTTAAATCAACAAAGCTGTGTTCTGCGCTCAAACATTTTTTGCATTTGCAGAGGCAACCATTAACCGCCACCGCAAACTAACAAGTTCACATAATCACACAAATAAACGGGTATTAAAGCACCAATAAGCTCTACGGACTTTACACAGTCGAAAATCACTGTTATACAGTACACAACGAACTCGATTAGATAGTTTTACCTAAACATGACTTTTCAGACTTCCATGACCAACACCCTTAAGAAACGCTCCATTATGATGATGTGGTGCGGGGTCTGTTGTGGATAGCTGAAAAGCACTGAACAGGCCCCCGCATCAATACGATCCGGGGGCTTTTTTTTGGGTGAATGAAACGCCTTATCGCATCTGCCAGTAAAGGAAACAGATGCAGGTAATCAACCATGAGCAGAAATTGCCGTTAATTCACAGCATTACGCTTTCAATGAAATAACAGCATTTTCACAGTAAAAAGGACAAGACAGTGAGTTATCTGAAACTGAAACTGGTCACCACCGGCAGCCTTGGCAACCTGGAAAGAGTGCTTCACTCAGATGTGGACTATGAATTGAAAATCAACCACTTCTCTGCAGAGCACAACACCGATCGTAATTGCTATGAAGTGGAAATGTGCATTTCCGGTTTTCAGACTCAGGATCAGATTATTATGAAGCTGGCAGGCGAAAAAGAGATTCGAGAACTGACTCCTCTGCGTAGATGATGGCATTTAAAGGAGTCAGCACCGCGTGTTCTGACTCCTTCACAGCGTACCAACAGGACGGGATTCATCCGTAATCCACTCACTCCAGGAACCCGGATAGAGCTTTGCGCCTGACAACCCTGCATATTCCATGGCCAGGAGGTTATGGCAAGCAGTCACACCCGAGCCACAGTAAAAAACAGGTTCCAGCCCGACAGGCAGTAAAGCGCTGAACGTCTGTTTGAGCTTTTCCGGTGACAGGAACCGCCCCTCATCATCCATATTGTCCGAGAAAGGGTGGCACAACGCTCCGGGAATATGACCAGCCTTTGCGTCTATGGGCTCCGACTCCCCTGCATAACGCTCATAAGACCGTGCATCAACCAATACAAAACGCGGATCTTCAAGTTGATCTGCAATCGTGTCGGCAGACACGGTTTCATTATCATGCAAGTGACTTACGAAATGACTGAAGCGAACTTCTGGTAACTCGGAAGTTACAGGGTACTTGCCAGCCAGCCAGGCTTTATAACCACCATGCAGTACACTGACATGCCGGACACCTATCCAACGCAATTGCCACCATGCTCTTGCTGCCATGGCATGCCCACCATCGTCATAAACGACGACATGAATGTCATCGTTTATGCCCCAGCTGCAAACACGCTGCAAAAAAACATCCGGTTCAGGCAACGGATGTCGTCCTGTTTTCCCCAGGATAATGGTTCCCGACAAATCGTCTTCCAAATCAACATAACAGGCTCCCGGCAAATGTCCCTGCTGATACAAGGCACGTCCCGCAGAAGCATTGCCCAGATCATAACGGGCATCAATAATCACGATGCGATCATCATTCAGCAGAGTAGCCAGAACTTCTGGTTCAATCAGTGGCGACATTAAGTACTCCATTAACAGGCTGGAACAATGAGAGAGTACCACGGGCGGGAATCACACAACAGGAACACCCTGCTATCAGGCTATGGTTCCGGCGGCTATGGCTCTGGCGGCCATGGGCGTAAAGCATCGCCTTCAGCCCATGCTT
Above is a window of Endozoicomonas montiporae CL-33 DNA encoding:
- the thrS gene encoding threonine--tRNA ligase produces the protein MPVITLPDGSKREFAEAVSVMEVAQDIGPGLAKATLAGRINGELVDASAQISEDSELSIITSRDEEGVEVIRHSTAHLLAMATQDLFPGAQVTIGPVIDNGFYYDFSYERAFNMDDLEQIEKRMGELAKQDMNIERVVMSRNEAISAFKAMGEEYKVEIINDLPESETISVYRQGEWMDLCRGPHVPSTGKLKAFKLMRVAGAYWRGDSSNEMLTRIYGTAWEDKKALKAYLKRLEEAEKRDHRKIGKRLDLFHMQEEAPGMVFWHPNGWAIYQELEQYMRKKQIAWGYQEIKTPLMVDRSLWEKSGHWDKYSDDMFTTNSESKDMAIKPMNCPCHVQVFNQGLKSYRDLPLRLAEFGSCHRNEASGALHGIMRVRGFVQDDAHIFVTEDQIQQEVCDFIDMLHEVYADFGFTAENMLYKLSTRPEKRVGSDEIWDKAEKALAEALDAKGLPWEELPGEGAFYGPKIEFSLKDCIGRVWQCGTMQVDFSMPGRLGAEYVDENGERKTPVMLHRATLGSFERFIGILIEHFEGAMPAWLAPKQVAILNITDRQAEYASELETLLTEKGYRVKADLRNEKIGFKIREHTLNKVPYLIVIGDKEMENKTVAVRTRTGEDLGTMPVEAFVELLAADVNKRGRTA
- a CDS encoding GNAT family N-acetyltransferase, with amino-acid sequence MTQDFNLNGQPVGQPMPQWKMASLPEALTLNGHYCRLERVNVDQHGKDLYETLYASVDQQEWTYLLHEPAADEKSFMSWLREISQSHDPVFYTIVATDTVKAVGLASYLRINPEHGVIEVGHLHFSPLLQKTAAATEAMYLMMKYAFEQLGYRRYEWKCDSLNAPSRKAALRLGFTFEGIFRQALVYKGRNRDTAWFSMLDGEWPELKKAFEQWLNPDNFNSEGQQLQKLQAARC
- a CDS encoding type 1 glutamine amidotransferase domain-containing protein — translated: MNVLIVLTSHDQLGETGHKTGFWLEEFASPYYLLKDAGADVTLASPLGGQPPLDPKSNEQDVQTEDTHRFNNDPEAQSELANTKILADMKADHFDAVFYPGGHGPLWDLYQDAHSIALIEAFVAADKTVATVCHAPAVLLNTKDKNGVPLLKGKRVTAFSNSEEAAVGLTDVVPYSLEDQLIEQGGIYEKTEDWHSLAIEDGLLITGQNPASSAAVAKALIRAIQ
- a CDS encoding ISAzo13 family transposase, with amino-acid sequence MAFRSWNQKNRLIPSANEKKGGGRKPLTQIFPELADRLLVILKDHTAGDPMRQEVKWTNLSRRQIAQRLKESGTPANKNVVSKRLHKLGFRRRKPQKKRTMKQHKDRNAQFENIARLKQQYLEAGKPVLSIDTKKKEELGNFYREGVTDATEPTIVNDHDFPSYGKGKLIPHGIYDLGKNEASIHLNTSRDTSELACDSIELWWKEKGRSDYPNENEMLVFCDCGGSNASRSYLFKEDLESLADRLKLKIRIAHLPSYCSKYNPIEHRVFPHVTRACQGVPLETVEVAKHYIEKAETTKGLQVAVRIMDKVYKTGRKYAADYKEKMTIRFDKFLPSWNYTAVPKAG
- a CDS encoding IS1 family transposase (programmed frameshift); its protein translation is MCLTQVLCTTCGSNQVRPFGYSTHDVPRYYCCNDKCEIKTFMLEYRYKACEPGVKEKIIDMAINGSGIRDTSKVLGISKTTVIKTLKKKKSGLVKVNPNIQTIDLKSDAIIHVGLVCQEAELDEQWSYVHDKSNQRWLWYAVDHATNTVLAYVFGKRKDEVFKELKTLLKPFGINKFYTDDWGAYERHLDENMHIIGKANTQKIERKNLNFRTWIKRLARKTICFSKLEKMHDIVIGLLINKVEFGVNIHAI
- a CDS encoding type II toxin-antitoxin system RelE/ParE family toxin: MKWRITFYSKKIEEETLSFPSGILANFIHIAEMIEEFGPALGKPYTAPMGDGLFEIRAKGKEGIGRSLFCQVKGQEVIVLNSFIKKTQKTPKKELELARKRMKEVKK
- a CDS encoding helix-turn-helix domain-containing protein, which encodes MTRPTFSDFKKKALKNPEVRAEYEELELAYELRKQLIALRKEAGLTQEELAEILHTQKSNISRLENVNSKTSPKLSTIEDYAKAIGYKVKISFVPQAAT
- a CDS encoding O-acetyl-ADP-ribose deacetylase, whose protein sequence is MIKSRIQIVEGDITQMSVDGIVNAANSRLAGGGGVDGAIHQAAGVEQLQQACRQYDGCPTGQVRSTPAFNLPAQRVLHTVGPVWQGGQAGEAELLRSCYQSTLELAVQEQLKSLAFPAISCGVYGYPHEEAARIAITTVAEWLKTSPSPDKIIFVLFSQPMVDIYRRIFREVAEK
- a CDS encoding class II 3-deoxy-7-phosphoheptulonate synthase; its protein translation is MKQWNIDSWREMPVIQLPEYPDQAHLQQVENRLRKMPPLVFAGEVRELRRRLAQATEGKAFLLQGGDCAESFLEFSADNIRDTFKVLMQMAVVLTFGASSPVIKVGRVAGQFAKPRTSGTETINGLELPIYRGDIINGMDFSAESRTPDPERMLMAYHQAASTLNLLRAFAQGGLASLEQVHAWNLDFVANSPQSEQYSHLADRIDESLDFMRACGITAENSAAISETDFYTSHESLLLPYEQAMTRQDSLTGDWYDCSAHMLWIGDRTRQVEGAHVEFARGIHNPIGLKAGPTLPPEDLIRLIDLLNPENEAGRLNVIVRMGADNVESNLPNLIRAVEREGKKVLWSCDPMHGNTIKADNGYKTREVSKVLTEVKQFFEVHRAEGTYAGGVHFEMTGQNVTECIGGARPVTVDSLGNRYHTHCDPRLNADQALELAYLIAETMKDCRKLSNQ
- a CDS encoding sulfurtransferase — protein: MSPLIEPEVLATLLNDDRIVIIDARYDLGNASAGRALYQQGHLPGACYVDLEDDLSGTIILGKTGRHPLPEPDVFLQRVCSWGINDDIHVVVYDDGGHAMAARAWWQLRWIGVRHVSVLHGGYKAWLAGKYPVTSELPEVRFSHFVSHLHDNETVSADTIADQLEDPRFVLVDARSYERYAGESEPIDAKAGHIPGALCHPFSDNMDDEGRFLSPEKLKQTFSALLPVGLEPVFYCGSGVTACHNLLAMEYAGLSGAKLYPGSWSEWITDESRPVGTL